A portion of the Plasmodium relictum strain SGS1 genome assembly, chromosome: 11 genome contains these proteins:
- a CDS encoding Sec14 domain containing protein: MELSRGKVVIEKNVNEYTIDENVFFFEPNKDDVYDKNFNLRYIFHNTFINTEEEIAICEFKKYCKNKSLKINKTFFENECLRYLYSAQFDFAKALDLIKSNYEFRISNVLPIKEKDVIDYINKGVMYWHGRDKKCRPILIINLLNVELLNIEKLINLFFFCFEFFLKYLCIPGKIENYISIIDCSGISISKFPMSTFMKLIEIMNSKYRCRLYRMYIIDAPKLFKTFGRSFLSFAPNYMTKKLKILDNNYSTCLREEILETQLEKKYGGVQEIKNNMYYPFSFYPNCYIIKKDEEAKKKEIEKDKHLDIFNKLGDKIYEFLTIGYSMHLKLVKNDSKELMQHQNTSLNEELNGDTNKKKKKKKNSSKKDLYLNKSFINSVINAEYHIDNNSFLKNHKYINSKNKYIVNTGSSHRWLFKIKYLFLSNITINYLTKRFSFLINHLIIKSNFKSMYDYFKYIESNICTNEFRQCNYSSSLCHNNAPVLISTYDSSSFNNDEENIRNLNKHKSLNNYTDSNCKKELKIPIPNIYNSKVNKKNYESKDMKNGLNLDYIKKKENLNDAKMIEINIYNSSASIFDSNVKKTSAEEDTISKNGRNNIYKTGVKGKTNSYCKIKAAKSLFNDEIDKYEKIEYDEKSYLKNVSLDFNKHKTKNEFNNAANINHGKKINMNMKNEYSKNDSNSNSNIGINNLNSINSDSKLNMKKSGISIKSILSKKFEYSFSKFKNNSITSISTKFSKKSYDKFYKEHKYENENEYLNNHITNKEFENKVSFFSRVSSSTGNITNINDDESINKNKKNISFSQNDSDATNNVNSNVTEKKSKKKLNKIKIINLQFFNKHVNRS, translated from the coding sequence ATGGAATTATCGAGAGGAAAAGTggttattgaaaaaaatgtaaatgaaTATACAATAGATGAAAATGTATTCTTTTTCGAACCAAATAAAGACGATGTATacgataaaaattttaatttaagatatatttttcataacaCATTCATAAATACCGAAGAAGAAATAGCAATAtgtgaatttaaaaaatattgcaaaaataaatcattaaaaataaataaaacattttttgaaaatgagTGCTTGCGTTATTTATACTCAGCACAATTTGATTTCGCAAAAGCTTtagatttaattaaaagtaaTTATGAATTCAGAATTTCTAATGTATTGCccataaaagaaaaagatgtaatagattatataaataagggGGTTATGTATTGGCATGGTAGAGATAAAAAATGTAGACCTATAttgataataaatttattaaacgttgaattattaaatattgaaaaattaataaatttattttttttttgttttgaattttttttaaaatacttaTGTATACCaggaaaaatagaaaattatatttcaatAATTGATTGTTCAGGTATATCTATATCAAAATTTCCAATGTCTACATTTATGAAATTGATTGAGATCATGAACTCAAAATATAGGTGTAGGCTATATAGGATGTATATAATAGATGCTCccaaattatttaaaacatttGGTAGATCATTTTTAAGTTTCGCACCTAATTACatgacaaaaaaattaaaaattttagataACAATTATTCAACATGTTTAAGAGAAGAAATATTAGAAACacaattagaaaaaaaatatggagGTGTtcaagaaataaaaaataatatgtattatccattttctttttatccCAACtgttatattataaaaaaagatgaagaagcaaaaaagaaagaaatagaaaaagataaGCATTTAgacatttttaataaattaggcgacaaaatatatgaatttttaacTATAGGCTATTCTATGCACTtaaaattagtaaaaaatGATAGTAAAGAATTAATGCAACATCAAAACACTTCTTTAAATGAAGAACTAAATGGAgatactaataaaaaaaaaaaaaaaaaaaaaaattcaagtAAAAAAGatctatatttaaataaaagttttattaattctGTAATCAATGCCGAATATCATATTGACAATAATAGCTTTTTGAAGaatcataaatatattaattcaaaaaataagtatattgtTAATACTGGGAGTTCTCACAGGTGGCTTTTTAAGATaaaatacttatttttatcaaatataactataaattatttaacaaaacgattctcttttttaataaatcatcttattattaaatctaattttaaatcaatgtatgattattttaaatatatagaatCTAATATATGCACAAATGAATTCAGGCAGTGTAATTATAGTAGTAGTCTTTGCCATAATAATGCTCCGGTACTCATTTCTACATATGATAGTTCATCGTTTAACAATGATGAGGAAAACATAAGGAATTTAAATAAACATAAATCACTAAATAATTATACAGATAGTAACTGTAAAAAGGAACTCAAGATACCAATTCCCAATATTTACAATTccaaagtaaataaaaaaaactatgAAAGTAAAGATATGAAAAATGGCCTTAATCttgattatattaaaaaaaaagaaaatttaaatgatgcAAAAATGattgaaataaatatttacaatAGTTCTGCATCCATTTTTGATAGtaatgttaaaaaaacatCTGCCGAAGAAGATACGATTTCAAAAAATGGTCGCAATAACATATACAAAACAGGGGTAAAAGGAAAAACAAATTCTTATTGTAAAATTAAAGCAGCCAAGAGTTTATTTAATGATGAAATAGACAAGTATGAGAAAATAgaatatgatgaaaaaagttatttaaaaaatgtaagtTTAGATTTCAATAAacataaaacaaaaaatgaatttaataatGCAGCTAATATAAATcatggaaaaaaaataaatatgaatatgaAGAATGAATATAGCAAAAACGATAGTAATAGTAATAGTAATATTGGTatcaataatttaaatagtaTTAATTCTGATAgtaaattaaatatgaaaaaatctGGCATTAGTATTAAATCaattttatctaaaaaatttgagtattctttttcaaaatttaaaaataattctatcACATCTATTAGTActaaattttctaaaaaatcatatgataaattttataaggaacataaatatgaaaatgaaaatgaatatttaaataatcataTAACCAATAAAGAATTTGAAAATAAAGTAAGTTTTTTTAGTCGTGTATCGTCATCTACTGGTAATATAACAAATATCAATGATGATGAATCTatcaacaaaaataaaaaaaatataagttttTCTCAAAATGATTCAGATGCAACCAATAATGTAAACAGCAATGTgactgaaaaaaaaagtaaaaaaaaattaaataaaattaagattATAAATTTGCAATTTTTTAACAAACATGTTAATAGAagttaa
- a CDS encoding mitochondrial ribosomal protein L46 precursor, putative, with translation MIKKIIEKSILRKSIKQNYIHSINKSLNHFFNNKENIHYTKELRKENILSGNRTISTNIPEEKEIVVHDKYKVQISLCIDRFPLNFVQEEFERDFENFKDEWLLRTNNNLEISEDFLHMKYNLNSFDEKKNFEENNLDNINYKKKEKGKENEYEDENEEAYEKKNEKEDLENLLSLEGIQNIFKTKEKKKSDEDIKEKKKNDVDINEYDYKNIKRKPNHFLYLLVKYKKTNKWMFPLIDFKKNLTIRQNLKYLCSEHLKCEIPFFVGYCPCTFEKRKFKTPLLFNEIIGRKIFYYRAHYTDNEKNLNITQNEYINDFAWLSRSELKNFLSKHKYHVIKDALPLT, from the coding sequence atgataaaaaaaattatagaaaaaagcattttaagaaaaagcattaaacaaaattatatacATTCCATCAATAAAagtttaaatcattttttcaataataaagaaaatatacattATACAAAGGAgttaagaaaagaaaatatattaagtgGTAATAGAACTATATCAACTAATATACCTGAGGAAAAGGAAATAGTAGTTCATGACAAATATAAAGTGCAAATCTCTTTATGTATTGATAGGTTTCCTTTAAATTTTGTTCAAGAAGAATTTGAAAGagattttgaaaattttaaagatgAATGGCTTTTAAGaactaataataatttagaaataaGCGAAGATTTTTTGCatatgaaatataatttaaactCCTTTgatgaaaagaaaaacttTGAAGAAAATAACTTAGACAATatcaattataaaaaaaaagaaaaaggaaaagaaaatgaatatgaagatgaaaatgaggaagcatatgaaaaaaaaaatgaaaaggaaGATTTGGAAAACCTACTTTCCCTTGAAGGaatacaaaatatttttaaaacaaaagaaaaaaaaaaaagtgatgaagatataaaagagaaaaaaaaaaatgatgttgatataaatgaatatgattacaaaaatattaaaagaaaaccaaatcattttttatatttattagttaaatataaaaaaaccaATAAATGGATGTTTCCATTAattgattttaaaaaaaatttaacaattaggcaaaatttaaaatatttatgttctGAACATCTAAAATGTGAAATTCCATTTTTCGTTGGTTATTGCCCATGTACTTttgaaaaaaggaaatttaaAACTCCTCTtctttttaatgaaattattggcagaaaaattttttattatagagCTCATTACAcagataatgaaaaaaatttaaacataacacaaaatgaatatataaatgattttGCTTGGTTATCTCGTTCAGaactaaaaaattttttatcaaaacATAAATATCATGTAATAAAAGATGCATTGCCTTTAACttaa
- a CDS encoding pyruvate kinase, putative encodes MNSFRFKHSSSNANLQSAAHITLRQILEPSNVDLRSKKTHIVCTLGPSCKSVETLVELIDAGMDICRFNFSHGTHEDHKEMFDNVLKAQQLRPNCILGMLLDTKGPEIRTGLLKNKEVHLKEGSKLKLTTDYEFLGDETCIACSYKKLPQSVKKGNIILIADGSVSCKVLEIHEDHIITEVLNSAIIGEKKNMNLPNVKVDLPIISDKDKNDILNFAIPMGCNFIAASFIQSAEDVRMIRALLGPRGRHIKIIPKIENIEGIIHFDKILAESDGIMIARGDLGMEISPEKVFLAQKLMISKCNLQGKPIITATQMLESMTKNPRPTRAEVTDVANAVLDGTDCVMLSGETASGKFPVQAVTIMSKICIEAEACIDYKLLYQSIVNAIDTPISVQEAVARSAVETAESIDASLIIALTETGYTARLIAKYKPSCRILALSASESTVRCLSIHRGVTCIKVGSFQGTDVVLRNALEIAKERNLVKVGDNVIAIHGIKEEVAGSTNLMKVVQIE; translated from the exons ATGAACTCTTTTAGGTTTAAACATTCATCTTCCAATGCCAATTTACAAAGTGCAGCCCATATAACTTTAAGACAAATATTAGAGCCTAGTAATGTTGATTTACGATCAAAAAAAACACATATCGTTTGTACATTGGGCCCTTCATGTAAATCCGTTGAAACTCTTGTAGAATTAATTGATGCAG GAATGGATATATGtcgttttaatttttcacaTGGTACTCATGAAGATCATAAAGAAATGTTTGATAATGTTTTAAAAGCACAACAACTAAGACCAAATTGCATATTAGGAATGTTGTTAGACACAAAAGGGCCTGAAATTAGAACAggacttttaaaaaataaagaagttCATTTAAAAGAAGGAAGTAAGTTAAAATTGACTACTGATTATGAATTTTTGGGGGATGAAACTTGTATTGCTtgttcatataaaaaattacctCAAAGtgtaaaaaaaggaaatattatattaatagcAGATGGCTCAGTTAGCTGCAAAGTTTTAGAAATACATGAGGATCATATCATTACAGAAGTATTAAATAGTGCAATAAttggagaaaaaaaaaatatgaatttacCAAATGTAAAAGTTGATTTGCCAATTATTAgtgataaagataaaaacGATATTCTAAATTTTGCTATTCCAATGGGATGTAATTTTATAGCGGCTTCTTTTATTCAATCAGCTGAAGATGTTCGCATGATAAGAGCCTTATTGGGTCCAAGAGGAAgacatattaaaattatacctaaaatagaaaatattgaAGGTATTATTCATTTTGATAAAATTCTAGCAGAATCAGATGGTATAATGATAGCAAGAGGAGATTTAGGAATGGAAATATCTCCAGAAAAAGTTTTCTTAGcacaaaaattaatgattTCAAA gTGTAACTTACAAGGAAAACCAATAATAACAGCTACTCAAATGTTAGAATCTATGACAAAAAATCCAAGACCTACTAGAGCAGAAGTAACAGATGTAGCAAATGCTGTCTTAGATGGAACTGATTGTGTTATGTTGTCAGGTGAAACGGCTAGCGGGAAATTTCCTGTTCAGGCTGTTACTATAATGTCAAAAATTTGCATAGAAGCAGAAGCTTGTATTGATTACAAATTATTATATCAGTCAATAGTTAATGCAATAGATACTCCAATAAGTGTACAAGAAGCTGTAGCTAGATCAGCGGTAGAAACAGCTGAATCTATTGATGCTTCTTTGATTATAGCATTAACCGAAACAGGGTACACTGCTAGATTAATTGCAAAGTACAAGCCTAGCTGTAGAATATTAGCTCTTAGCGCATCTGAATCAACAGTTAGATGCTTAAGTATACATAGAGGAGTTACATGTATTAAAGTTGGTTCATTTCAAGGAACAGATGTTGTTTTAAGAAATGCCCTAGAAATTGcaaaagaaagaaatttaGTTAAGGTGGGAGATAACGTCATTGCTATTCACGGTATTAAGGAAGAAGTTGCTGGTAGTACTAACTTAATGAAAGTTGTTCAAATTGAGTAG